The DNA region TATAAAAGACCAATATCAAAGCCCATTCCTTTTTCTTTCTCTATCTTGCTTGATAGGCTAAACATATTTATATTTGCTCCATACATTACAGAATCTCCTATAGACGAAGCAGCTGATATAATAAAACAAGAATCAGACATCCTGCTTTTCTTTTTTTCACTTCCTTCTTCAAGGACACAGGATTTATAAATCAAGCCAATGCCTACCCCGGAGGACTTTCTAAAAGGCTGTGCTATACAAACCCAATCAATGTATGTAGAATCTGCTGAAAATGGATTTGCATGCATAAATGATGCCTCACCTTTGCTTATTACACAAAGACCAGCTGGATTCCAGTAAATGGCATTAGAATCATCAGATACACCAACAAATGCACCTCCCATTCCCTCTGGCCTTGCTCCAATCTCAAGGTCAATTGGTGTAGAAAAACAAAGGCTTGAATACAAAAGCAATAAAAAAAATCTTCCCACCTTTCTAATTATAGCCAAGCGAGATAATTTTTTGCAATAAAATTCTAAATCTAAACATTGCTTATACTCAATTTTTAGTATAAAATAGAAATGTTATTACTAATGAAAAGAAGGATTGAGGTTTTGCTTTCTGATTTTGTAAGGGATAGCTCTTTTGAAAAGCTAAAGGAAATAATAAGGGGGTTTCCTTGTCCTTATTTTTCCCTAATGGATAGTGATGGAAAATCCCTTTATTTAGAGGGAGAAACCTGCCAACAAATGGATAAAACCCCTTGTAAAATGTTTATAATTGATGGCTTTAGGAGGGCAAGGAATGAAAAAAAATCTTTTGTTTTAGAATGCAAGAGCGGTTTTTTTGGCTTCTTTTCTCCAATCTTTCTTGATGATGATTTTATGGGTCTTGTTACAGGATGTAGAATAGCTCCTTATGAGGTTCCATTGGGCTTTAGAGAGATAGGAGGAGAAAAAATAAGGAAGGGCTTTGTCTCATTCACAGAAAACGCTGAAAGCTCTGCTTTAAAGAAAATATTGGAGAGGGAGGCAAACCTTATTTCTTCTTATGCCTCATTATCCCTTAAGGCTCTCTTTAAAGATATTGAGCTAGAAGAAAAAGAGGATGAAATTC from bacterium includes:
- a CDS encoding PorV/PorQ family protein — its product is MGRFFLLLLYSSLCFSTPIDLEIGARPEGMGGAFVGVSDDSNAIYWNPAGLCVISKGEASFMHANPFSADSTYIDWVCIAQPFRKSSGVGIGLIYKSCVLEEGSEKKKSRMSDSCFIISAASSIGDSVMYGANINMFSLSSKIEKEKGMGFDIGLLYKGDFPISDFSAGFMYRNLACSIKDEEFPKEIRFGVARRIFGGRFLLASDCSVKRDVNKKERDIGWHSGFELMALKNIFLRGGYDKKDITLGLGIIFKNYGFDYSFLREEEYGLPDTHRFSFNLKF